From Candidatus Omnitrophota bacterium, a single genomic window includes:
- a CDS encoding GuaB3 family IMP dehydrogenase-related protein, with the protein MADWIGIGRRARRCYGFDEVALAPGSVTVNPNEVDTSWVIGKHKFQVPILAAAMDGVVDVKFAVAMGQLGGIAVLNLDGIQTRYENPKEVLDQIAKATPDEATKLVQTIYEAKANPVQDTLIAKRVAEIKKHKVPAVVSCIPQNAERFAKIAIEAGADIFVMQSTVATVRHISTEYKVLDIEQFCKGSKIPVIIGNCVTYEMALELMEIGADGLLVGIGPGAACTTRGVLGIGVPQITTTVDTAAARDYYFKRKGKYVPIITDGGMRIGGEICKAFAAGSDAVMVGSAFAKAEEAPGRGYHWGMATSHANLPRGTRIKVGTSGSLKEILVGPARVDDGSQNLLGALKTSMGSLGASSIKEMHDVEIIIAGSIQTEGKVFQVGQRVGMGK; encoded by the coding sequence ATGGCTGATTGGATCGGCATTGGGCGCAGGGCGCGCAGGTGTTATGGCTTTGACGAAGTGGCCCTGGCTCCCGGATCGGTGACGGTCAACCCCAATGAGGTGGACACCAGCTGGGTCATCGGCAAGCATAAATTCCAGGTCCCTATCCTGGCCGCGGCCATGGACGGGGTGGTGGATGTCAAATTCGCGGTGGCCATGGGTCAATTGGGCGGCATCGCTGTCCTGAACTTAGACGGCATCCAGACCCGTTATGAAAATCCGAAAGAGGTTTTAGACCAGATCGCCAAAGCTACACCGGACGAAGCCACCAAGCTGGTGCAGACCATTTATGAGGCCAAGGCCAATCCTGTTCAGGACACGCTGATCGCCAAACGCGTCGCGGAGATCAAAAAACATAAAGTTCCGGCGGTGGTCAGCTGCATTCCGCAGAACGCCGAACGTTTTGCGAAGATCGCCATCGAGGCCGGGGCGGACATTTTCGTCATGCAAAGCACCGTGGCCACGGTGCGTCACATTTCCACGGAATACAAGGTCTTAGATATTGAGCAATTTTGTAAGGGATCCAAGATCCCGGTCATCATCGGCAATTGCGTCACCTATGAGATGGCCCTGGAACTGATGGAGATCGGCGCCGACGGGCTTTTGGTCGGCATCGGCCCGGGCGCGGCGTGCACGACCCGCGGGGTTTTGGGGATCGGCGTTCCGCAGATCACGACCACCGTGGACACCGCGGCGGCGCGCGATTATTATTTCAAGCGCAAAGGCAAATACGTCCCCATCATCACCGACGGCGGTATGCGCATCGGAGGGGAGATCTGCAAGGCCTTCGCGGCCGGGTCGGATGCGGTCATGGTCGGCTCCGCGTTCGCCAAAGCCGAAGAAGCGCCGGGCAGGGGTTATCATTGGGGCATGGCCACCTCCCACGCCAATCTGCCGCGCGGCACGCGCATCAAGGTCGGCACCAGCGGTTCGCTTAAAGAAATTCTCGTGGGCCCCGCGCGCGTGGACGACGGTTCGCAAAACCTTTTGGGCGCTTTGAAGACCTCCATGGGGTCATTGGGCGCTTCCAGTATCAAAGAGATGCACGACGTCGAGATCATCATCGCCGGGTCCATACAGACCGAAGGCAAGGTATTCCAGGTTGGACAACGTGTAGGGATGGGCAAATGA
- the groL gene encoding chaperonin GroEL (60 kDa chaperone family; promotes refolding of misfolded polypeptides especially under stressful conditions; forms two stacked rings of heptamers to form a barrel-shaped 14mer; ends can be capped by GroES; misfolded proteins enter the barrel where they are refolded when GroES binds) → MAKQLLFDDEARRKILRGVEQLSRAVKVTLGPKGRNVVVDKKFGSPLITKDGVSVAKEIELEDPFENMGAQMVKEVAEKTSDIAGDGTTTATVLAEAIYREGLKNVTAGANPMALKRGIDKAVAKAVAKLEKLSKKIDLKNSKEVEQVASIAANSDSIIGKKIAEAFEKVGKDGVITVEESKTINTELKIVEGMQFDQGYLSPYFSTDMEKMVCELEDALILLYEKKISSIKDILPVLEKVAKGGRPLVIICEEVEGEALATLVVNKMRGTLHCVAVKAPGYGDRRKEMLKDIAVLTGGQAITEDLGLKLENVDLPDLGRAKKIKIDKDTTTIVEGQGKQADIKGRIAQIKNQIDGTDSSYDKEKLQERLAKLSGGVAIINVGAATESEMKEKKARVEDALHATRAAVEEGIVPGGGVALLRTLKDIADMDLEGDEKTGSEIVLRALESPVRQLAFNAGLEGSVIVERLKAEKDNSIGYDFEKDEYTDMFKSGVMDPTKVTRTALQHAASIAGLLLTTECLVTDLPEKEKAPAMPGGMPGGGMGGMY, encoded by the coding sequence ATGGCTAAGCAATTATTATTCGACGACGAAGCGCGTCGCAAGATCTTGCGCGGGGTTGAGCAATTGTCCCGCGCGGTCAAGGTCACGTTGGGCCCCAAAGGCCGCAATGTTGTGGTGGACAAGAAATTTGGTTCCCCGCTGATCACCAAGGACGGCGTGTCAGTGGCTAAGGAAATCGAACTGGAAGACCCCTTTGAGAACATGGGCGCCCAGATGGTCAAGGAAGTGGCGGAGAAGACCTCCGACATTGCCGGTGACGGCACCACCACCGCGACCGTTCTGGCCGAAGCCATTTACCGCGAAGGGTTAAAGAACGTCACGGCGGGTGCCAATCCCATGGCCCTCAAGCGCGGCATTGACAAGGCGGTCGCGAAAGCCGTTGCCAAATTGGAAAAACTTTCCAAAAAAATAGACCTCAAGAATTCCAAAGAAGTCGAGCAGGTGGCCAGCATCGCCGCCAACAGCGACAGCATTATCGGCAAGAAGATCGCCGAGGCCTTTGAGAAGGTGGGCAAGGACGGCGTCATCACCGTTGAAGAAAGCAAGACCATCAACACGGAATTGAAGATCGTTGAGGGCATGCAGTTTGACCAGGGCTATCTTTCACCCTATTTCTCCACCGATATGGAGAAAATGGTGTGCGAACTGGAAGACGCGCTGATCCTGCTGTATGAAAAGAAAATTTCCAGCATCAAGGACATCCTGCCGGTCCTGGAAAAAGTCGCCAAGGGCGGCCGTCCGCTGGTCATCATTTGCGAAGAAGTGGAAGGGGAAGCGCTGGCGACCCTGGTCGTCAATAAAATGCGCGGCACCCTGCATTGCGTGGCCGTGAAAGCCCCGGGTTACGGCGATCGCCGTAAGGAAATGCTCAAAGACATTGCGGTGTTGACCGGCGGTCAGGCCATCACCGAGGATTTGGGTCTTAAACTTGAAAACGTGGACCTGCCGGACCTGGGCCGCGCCAAGAAGATCAAGATCGACAAGGACACGACCACCATCGTTGAAGGTCAGGGCAAACAGGCCGACATCAAGGGCCGCATCGCCCAGATCAAGAACCAGATCGACGGCACTGATTCTTCCTATGATAAGGAAAAATTGCAGGAACGCTTAGCCAAACTTTCCGGCGGGGTGGCCATCATCAATGTGGGTGCTGCGACCGAAAGCGAAATGAAGGAAAAGAAAGCCCGCGTCGAGGACGCCCTGCACGCGACCCGCGCGGCCGTGGAAGAGGGCATTGTTCCCGGCGGCGGTGTGGCGTTGCTGCGCACCCTCAAGGACATCGCTGATATGGATCTTGAAGGGGATGAAAAGACCGGCTCCGAGATCGTCCTGCGCGCCCTTGAGTCACCCGTGCGCCAATTAGCGTTCAACGCCGGTTTGGAGGGCTCTGTCATCGTCGAGCGTCTTAAAGCCGAGAAGGACAACAGCATCGGGTATGATTTCGAAAAAGACGAGTACACGGATATGTTCAAGTCCGGCGTCATGGATCCCACCAAGGTCACCCGCACCGCGTTACAGCATGCGGCCAGCATTGCCGGCTTGCTGTTGACGACCGAGTGTCTGGTCACCGATCTTCCGGAAAAGGAAAAGGCCCCGGCCATGCCGGGCGGAATGCCGGGCGGCGGTATGGGGGGGATGTACTAA
- the groES gene encoding co-chaperone GroES produces the protein MAIQPLADRIVVKALEAQEVTKGGIVLPDTAKEKPQEGKIVAVGKGKILDSGEVRKPEVKVGDRVLYGKYSGTEITTKDGEELLIMKEEDIFAIVK, from the coding sequence ATGGCGATTCAACCGTTAGCAGACCGTATTGTGGTCAAGGCCTTGGAAGCCCAGGAAGTCACCAAGGGCGGCATTGTCCTGCCGGATACGGCCAAGGAAAAACCCCAGGAAGGCAAAATCGTTGCGGTGGGCAAAGGCAAAATTTTAGACAGCGGAGAAGTCCGCAAGCCGGAAGTCAAGGTGGGCGACCGCGTTTTGTATGGCAAATACAGCGGCACCGAGATCACGACCAAGGACGGCGAAGAATTGTTGATCATGAAGGAAGAAGATATTTTTGCGATCGTAAAATAA
- a CDS encoding type III pantothenate kinase encodes MTKMLLAIDIGNTTIALAAVHKGKVKTVQRMDTPPSGGNPRVLVLRLNKALAIFRKKGYILNKGILCSVVPKILTVVERTIVKSMGFEPEVVGRDVIVPIKNRYKNPKQVGQDRLVGAYAALRLYGKPLIVIDLGTAITFDVVSARGEYLGGAIVPGLRLSAESLFLKTALLPKIVLKAPGNIIGKTTEESILSGLFYGYGALCQGMVDLLSRRVGARSPRPHVVMTGGHTRLMKKFVSPKIRIIDENLVFKGMALLVSP; translated from the coding sequence ATGACAAAAATGCTTTTAGCCATTGATATCGGCAATACGACCATTGCTTTGGCCGCAGTCCACAAAGGGAAGGTCAAGACAGTCCAACGCATGGACACCCCGCCGTCAGGCGGGAACCCAAGGGTTTTGGTTTTGCGTTTAAACAAGGCCTTGGCGATTTTCCGTAAAAAGGGCTATATTCTCAACAAGGGGATCCTCTGCAGCGTTGTTCCGAAAATATTGACAGTTGTGGAGCGAACTATAGTCAAATCAATGGGTTTTGAACCAGAAGTGGTGGGACGTGACGTGATCGTTCCCATTAAAAACCGGTATAAAAATCCCAAACAGGTAGGCCAGGACCGTTTGGTCGGCGCTTACGCGGCTTTACGTTTATATGGTAAGCCGCTGATCGTCATTGATCTGGGGACAGCCATTACCTTTGACGTGGTTTCAGCCAGGGGAGAGTATTTGGGAGGGGCCATTGTGCCGGGCCTGCGTTTATCGGCTGAATCTTTGTTCTTAAAGACCGCGCTTTTGCCTAAAATCGTCCTTAAGGCGCCCGGGAACATTATAGGGAAAACCACCGAAGAAAGCATCTTGAGCGGCCTTTTTTACGGTTATGGCGCTTTGTGCCAGGGGATGGTTGATCTGTTGAGCCGGCGTGTAGGGGCGAGGTCGCCTCGCCCTCATGTGGTCATGACCGGCGGCCACACCCGTCTCATGAAAAAATTTGTCTCCCCAAAGATCCGCATTATCGATGAGAATTTGGTCTTCAAAGGGATGGCTTTGTTGGTCTCGCCTTAA
- the uvrB gene encoding excinuclease ABC subunit UvrB: protein MNRFELKSPFEPVEEQRRAAAALVQGLQEDRQAQVLLGVTGSGKTFTIANVINEVQRPVLVISHNKTLAAQLYGEFKEFFPRNAVEYFVSYYDYYQPEAYIPQTDVYIEKDSSINDRLDRLRLAATTSLMSRRDVIIVASVSCIYNLGSPEDYQNYMVRLTKGQRIERDQALEQLIGIQYERNDYEFTRGHLRVRGDVVEVYPAYRQDALRFEFLDDEIEKIRQIDPVSGHVIAELDAAAVYPAKHFLVSPPRLEQALVDIEEELKVRLEELKAQGKLLEAQRLNTRTRYDMEMLKEMGMCKGIENYSRVLSGRPAGSRPFCLIDYFPKDFLTVIDESHVTVPQLGGMYEGDRARKEMLVAHGFRLPSCLDNRPLKFHELQGMIGQRIYVSATPGPYERKEALGRTVEQVIRPTGIVDPPIVVRPTQDQVDDLVRECRTRAKRGERVLVTTLTKRMAEDLCAYLEEAGLAVKYLHSDIETIDRTKILQDLRLKKFDCLVGVNLLREGLDLPEVSLVAIFDADKQGFLRSQTALIQTAGRAARNINGEVVMYADTVSAAMTGMIAECERRRKIQMDFNVRHGITPTSVVKAINQGIEQWAEAEATVMAAAGQTEEEYEMGRHVQELERQMESAARNLEFEKAARIRDKIKEYDKNAFSH, encoded by the coding sequence ATGAACCGTTTTGAACTCAAAAGTCCTTTTGAGCCGGTGGAGGAACAACGCAGGGCGGCCGCGGCCCTGGTCCAGGGCCTTCAGGAGGACAGGCAGGCCCAGGTGCTTTTGGGCGTGACCGGTTCGGGCAAGACGTTCACGATCGCCAACGTCATCAACGAAGTCCAGCGCCCCGTTCTGGTCATTTCCCACAACAAGACCCTGGCCGCCCAGCTGTACGGCGAATTCAAAGAGTTCTTCCCGCGCAATGCCGTCGAGTATTTCGTCAGTTATTACGATTATTACCAGCCCGAGGCCTACATTCCGCAAACCGACGTCTATATTGAAAAGGACTCGTCCATCAACGACCGCCTTGACCGTCTGCGTCTGGCGGCCACGACTTCGCTCATGTCCCGCCGGGACGTGATCATCGTGGCCAGCGTTTCCTGTATTTATAATCTTGGTTCACCGGAGGACTACCAGAACTACATGGTCCGTCTCACCAAAGGCCAGCGCATTGAGCGTGACCAGGCGCTGGAGCAATTGATCGGCATCCAATACGAACGCAACGACTATGAATTCACGCGCGGACATCTGCGCGTGCGCGGGGACGTGGTGGAGGTCTACCCGGCTTACCGGCAGGATGCTTTGAGGTTTGAATTTTTGGACGATGAGATCGAAAAGATACGCCAGATCGACCCGGTTTCCGGCCATGTCATTGCCGAGCTGGATGCCGCCGCTGTTTATCCGGCCAAACATTTCCTGGTGTCCCCGCCGCGCTTGGAACAAGCGCTGGTGGATATTGAAGAGGAGCTCAAAGTGCGCCTGGAAGAGCTTAAGGCCCAGGGCAAACTTCTGGAAGCCCAGCGTCTCAACACGCGCACCCGTTACGACATGGAAATGCTCAAAGAAATGGGAATGTGCAAGGGCATTGAGAATTATTCGCGGGTCCTTTCCGGCCGTCCGGCGGGCTCGAGGCCGTTTTGCCTGATCGATTATTTCCCTAAAGATTTTCTAACGGTCATTGATGAAAGCCACGTCACCGTCCCCCAGCTGGGCGGGATGTATGAGGGGGACCGTGCCCGTAAGGAAATGCTGGTGGCCCACGGGTTCCGTTTGCCGTCGTGTCTGGACAACAGGCCTTTGAAATTTCACGAACTGCAGGGTATGATAGGTCAGCGTATTTACGTGTCCGCCACCCCCGGGCCCTATGAGCGCAAGGAAGCGCTGGGAAGGACGGTGGAACAGGTCATCCGTCCGACGGGGATCGTGGACCCGCCCATTGTCGTGCGGCCGACACAAGACCAGGTGGATGACCTGGTCCGCGAATGCCGGACGCGCGCGAAACGCGGCGAGCGCGTGCTGGTGACGACATTGACCAAACGCATGGCCGAGGACCTGTGCGCGTATCTGGAGGAGGCGGGGCTTGCGGTGAAATACCTGCATTCGGACATAGAGACCATTGACCGCACTAAGATTTTGCAGGACCTGCGGCTTAAAAAATTTGATTGCCTGGTGGGTGTCAACCTTTTGCGCGAAGGGCTTGATCTGCCGGAGGTGTCTTTGGTGGCGATCTTTGACGCGGACAAGCAGGGGTTTTTGCGTTCGCAGACCGCGCTCATCCAGACCGCGGGCCGCGCCGCGCGCAACATCAACGGGGAAGTGGTGATGTATGCCGACACTGTTTCCGCGGCCATGACAGGGATGATCGCTGAATGCGAACGCCGGCGAAAGATCCAGATGGACTTTAACGTTCGCCATGGCATCACGCCTACGAGTGTGGTCAAGGCCATCAACCAGGGCATTGAACAATGGGCCGAGGCCGAGGCAACGGTCATGGCCGCTGCCGGTCAAACAGAGGAAGAATACGAAATGGGCCGGCATGTCCAGGAACTTGAGCGGCAGATGGAATCAGCCGCCCGTAACCTGGAATTTGAGAAAGCCGCCCGGATCCGCGATAAGATCAAGGAGTATGACAAAAATGCTTTTAGCCATTGA
- a CDS encoding nucleotide pyrophosphohydrolase, producing the protein MDAHLTLKEWGQTCHAIAKEKGFWDKERNVGEALMLIVTELAEAMEAHRKQDDANFREELADTFIRLFDLCEGLGVDIQGEIIKKSEANKNRPYKHGKVC; encoded by the coding sequence ATGGACGCTCATTTAACGCTCAAGGAATGGGGCCAAACGTGCCACGCCATCGCCAAAGAAAAAGGGTTTTGGGACAAGGAACGTAACGTGGGCGAGGCGCTGATGCTCATTGTCACCGAATTGGCCGAGGCCATGGAAGCCCACCGCAAGCAGGACGACGCGAATTTCCGCGAGGAATTGGCCGACACCTTCATCCGGCTTTTTGACCTGTGCGAGGGGTTGGGTGTCGACATTCAAGGCGAGATCATCAAGAAGAGTGAAGCGAACAAAAACCGTCCCTACAAGCATGGCAAGGTCTGTTAA
- a CDS encoding RNA pseudouridine synthase: MMTRPTTDPAIPVLFEDGDCVVFDKPPGLLVIPTPKGESRTLAALADRQFPKDHLHPAHRLDRDTSGVILFAKGKNNQHKLMGLFKERRVKKDYIAFVHGRIHPAQGDIRVPVKDRYKPSAPAVSALTRYRVVDHHKDFTVVDVQPVTGRTNQIRIHFSKVGHPLVGEDVYALRKDFVLRFRRTALHAARLEWPSLSTGKIQVVASSLPRDMAEFLEKNP, from the coding sequence ATGATGACGCGCCCAACAACTGATCCTGCGATCCCCGTCCTGTTCGAGGATGGAGATTGCGTCGTTTTTGACAAGCCGCCCGGGCTTTTGGTGATCCCGACCCCTAAAGGGGAAAGCCGCACCCTCGCTGCGCTGGCTGACCGGCAATTCCCCAAAGATCATTTGCATCCCGCGCACCGGCTTGACCGCGACACGTCCGGCGTTATCCTTTTCGCCAAGGGCAAAAATAATCAGCACAAGCTCATGGGCCTGTTCAAGGAAAGACGCGTGAAGAAGGATTACATCGCTTTTGTCCACGGCCGTATCCATCCGGCCCAAGGGGATATCCGCGTTCCCGTCAAGGACCGTTATAAACCATCCGCGCCGGCCGTCAGCGCGCTGACCCGTTATCGCGTTGTGGACCATCACAAGGACTTTACCGTCGTGGACGTGCAGCCGGTGACCGGACGCACCAACCAGATCCGCATCCATTTTTCCAAAGTCGGTCATCCGCTGGTCGGCGAGGACGTGTACGCGTTGCGTAAGGATTTCGTTTTGCGTTTCAGGCGCACGGCGCTTCACGCCGCACGTCTGGAGTGGCCGTCATTGTCAACGGGAAAAATACAGGTCGTCGCCTCGTCCTTACCCAGGGACATGGCGGAATTTTTAGAAAAGAACCCATAA
- a CDS encoding PilZ domain-containing protein, protein MSSPQPIGLERRRHARLEHAVPVKISSGDFDIVTQTRNISCSGAFCQVSKYLAPMTKLKVHLLLPLRSGTKTASKCIDCEGVVVRAQSAPQGDCFNTAIFFSDIKSRDSAAIARFVASF, encoded by the coding sequence GTGTCATCCCCACAACCGATAGGACTTGAACGCCGGCGGCACGCGCGTCTGGAACATGCCGTTCCGGTCAAAATATCAAGCGGCGATTTTGACATTGTCACCCAGACCAGGAACATCAGCTGTTCCGGCGCCTTTTGCCAGGTCAGCAAGTATTTGGCCCCGATGACGAAGCTGAAGGTCCATTTGCTGCTGCCTTTGCGTTCGGGCACAAAGACCGCTTCCAAATGCATTGATTGCGAGGGGGTGGTGGTGCGCGCGCAATCGGCGCCGCAGGGGGATTGCTTTAACACCGCGATCTTTTTTAGCGATATCAAATCCCGCGACAGCGCGGCCATCGCGCGGTTCGTGGCCTCATTTTAG
- a CDS encoding PilZ domain-containing protein, whose translation MMNNRQHQRFPFRESVGYQIGEAPLTGSLSGDISEGGLCLNVHEFIPLNTIVRLQIHVSDPERVLAAQGRVIWVREVPQSERYDVGIEFVVDQDTGPVLRNYVSSHRFNIE comes from the coding sequence ATGATGAACAATAGGCAACACCAACGTTTTCCGTTCAGGGAAAGTGTCGGGTATCAAATAGGGGAAGCCCCTTTAACCGGCTCTTTGTCCGGCGACATCAGCGAAGGGGGCTTGTGTTTAAACGTCCATGAATTCATACCGCTCAATACCATTGTCCGCCTGCAGATCCATGTTTCTGATCCCGAGCGCGTTCTGGCCGCGCAAGGCCGTGTGATCTGGGTCCGGGAGGTTCCCCAGAGCGAACGTTATGACGTCGGGATCGAGTTTGTTGTCGACCAGGATACAGGCCCCGTCCTCCGCAATTATGTTTCCTCCCATCGGTTCAATATCGAATAG
- a CDS encoding ribonucleotide-diphosphate reductase subunit beta, with translation MNPTPECAGGIRMTRDRVSADNKRIILNNRTVDVNQLVPIKYKWAWHFYLDGCANHWMPTEVSMQRDIEQWKSPNAFTPDERHVIKRNLGFFSTAETLVGNNIVLSIYKMVDNPECRQYLLRQAFEEAIHVHAFQYIVESLSLDEAEIFNMYRENKAIYEKDEFSMSCTDGIIDQNVDLTTKEGLQKFIDNLVAFYVVTEGIFFYSGFVTMLSFGRQNRMPGACEQIQYILRDESIHMNFGIQLINTIIEENPYCWTTQFTDYLITRIKRAVELEVNYAQECLPRGVLGLNVPLMREYVQYIADRRLEKLHLPRQYNSSNPFPWMSEVIDLKKEKNFFETRVTEYQTGGALEW, from the coding sequence ATGAACCCTACCCCCGAATGCGCCGGCGGGATCCGCATGACCCGCGATCGTGTTTCAGCGGACAATAAGCGGATCATTCTTAACAACCGCACGGTGGACGTCAACCAGTTGGTCCCCATCAAATACAAATGGGCATGGCATTTTTATCTGGACGGCTGCGCCAATCACTGGATGCCCACCGAGGTTTCCATGCAAAGGGACATTGAGCAGTGGAAGAGTCCCAACGCTTTTACCCCGGATGAGCGTCATGTCATCAAGCGCAATCTGGGTTTCTTTTCGACGGCGGAAACCCTGGTCGGCAACAATATCGTCCTGTCCATTTACAAGATGGTGGACAACCCCGAATGCCGCCAGTATTTGCTGCGCCAGGCGTTCGAGGAAGCCATCCACGTTCACGCGTTCCAATACATCGTTGAATCCCTGTCTTTGGATGAAGCGGAAATTTTCAACATGTACCGCGAGAACAAGGCCATTTATGAAAAAGACGAGTTCTCGATGAGCTGTACCGACGGGATCATCGACCAGAATGTGGACCTGACCACGAAGGAGGGCCTGCAGAAATTCATCGATAATCTGGTGGCTTTTTACGTGGTGACCGAGGGCATCTTTTTTTACAGCGGCTTTGTGACCATGCTGTCTTTCGGCCGCCAGAACCGCATGCCCGGCGCCTGCGAACAGATCCAGTATATCCTGCGCGATGAGAGCATCCACATGAATTTCGGCATTCAGTTGATCAACACCATCATTGAGGAAAATCCGTATTGCTGGACCACCCAATTCACGGATTATCTGATCACGCGGATCAAGCGTGCCGTGGAATTGGAGGTCAATTATGCCCAGGAATGCCTGCCACGCGGGGTCCTGGGATTGAATGTCCCGCTGATGCGCGAATACGTGCAGTATATTGCCGACCGGCGCCTGGAAAAATTGCACCTGCCGCGCCAGTACAATTCCAGCAATCCGTTCCCGTGGATGAGCGAGGTCATTGACCTCAAGAAAGAGAAGAATTTCTTTGAGACCCGCGTGACCGAATACCAGACCGGCGGCGCGTTGGAGTGGTGA